Sequence from the Toxotes jaculatrix isolate fToxJac2 chromosome 24, fToxJac2.pri, whole genome shotgun sequence genome:
AtttaatcttactgatattatTCCTCAAACTGTAAACTACTTCTTCTGTCGTCTATAGCATTCCATCAATTCTGCCTTTGATGTCGATCGTGTAAATACAGGACTCAAAGGGTAAAGACTGTCTTAAGCAATGTCAGCAACAGATTATGAACAAAGCCCACGGTCTGCTTGATGAGCAGCCCAAACTATTCATTCCAGCTGCACTGATTACAGGCTACGTGAAAGAAACAATGAAGGTCAGCCGCCACATTTCACATAATTCatctgagggggaaaaaactaaaaaaaaaaatgtccaagaAAGCAAACATAAAAGGCATAAATGGAGTATAATAGCCATTGTTTGGCCTTATTGATCTATTACAAATAACACCTTTATCATGTCGAAAAGCCATAATGGTTCCAAACAGAGATCCCACAGACaacattcagctgcagctgctcctcgACCACAACTGCAGGTCCTATCTGAAACagtgtggctgctgctggtcaGAGGAATGTGTAATTATCCCTCCCAACAAGGCCACGCTGTAAATAATGTTCACCTCCACACCAGCAGCACAGCATCAAGGGGTGAAATCACTCATTACAGTAAGTGAAAACTCAACTGGGGAAAATCCCTTGAACCAAATGGTCTTTCGCTTGTTTAGGGAATTAACGTTAAACTAATATTGGTAGCCTGtctttaaataaagaaaaagggagggggaggggggagttaAGATTTACTGTGATGAAAATGACACAGCTGAgaatgacatgacattttaatAAACCTGTGTGCCCTGAAAACGGCTGAATTTGATGAAATCACTGCGAATCttcacattttctgtgacaAGATTAGGTAAATGTCATGTTAAAAACAggtattttttgcagtgtacaTTCACAAAGCGATATTCTGGGCGAAGGCGCTTTAAAAAATGGATGAGCAGCGATTATGTGAAACCAGGTCCACTGGAAATGCATTATTAAGCAGTATCTTATATTTACTGATATGATTATTACCACACCGATGTTTACGGAGGATAAGAGACGAGCCTGAAAGGCAACAACAGCCAAAGCTCCTGTTGGCTTCCCAGTTTCCCGACCCTCCATAAATGCTGCAGTGCACCGCCGCCATCTTACTTCTCTATTCTCTGCCATCTGACTGAAAAATGTGGCAGAGCGTCAATAATGTCAGATTTGAGTGGACAggttcatttgtttatttcGTTTAAACCAGAAAAAAAGAGCGTCAATGCGATACGAGAGGACAACatgtgttgttattattattaacttaTTATTATTCCAAAAACACGCCCACTCCCCTAAAATTAGCCCCCGGGATATGGAAAACGAGACAATACTGTTATTCACTGTAATGAGTCGAACGAGATTAAATTAGcccttttaaataaataaataaataaataaataaataaataaataacggATTTACAGCAGAAAGGTTCAGATGCATCTGCGCAGAATTACCGAGGTAAATAAATTGTTGGCAAACCTAAGTTGTGTCTAACATTTAAATTCAGAGAAAAGCAAGTAGCTTCTCGGTtttacttaaaagaaaaaaggacatATAATGGACCCAGTTTTAAATCAAGGTTGTCTCTATTGTCACATAGCCCCAATAAATCAGGTACGGAAGGCTCAAAGGGAGACTCTGCCCGAGAAAAGACAAACCAGAGTCCGCCGGAAGAAGGTCTTTAAATTATTTATCTGCATTTGGTGCTTTAGGGGAGATGGATTACAAATAAACAGCGATAAATACTAACAAAACAGCTCATTGTTTACTGTGTATTCTTTGGTTCGGAAACAGCTAAGCGTTCACAGTCAGTGTCAGGCTGGCGACATTTTTCAATGACATTTCCGGtttaaacattcaaaataaaatgacacgcaaacaacttcatttttttttgtattccaGGACACTGGGATTAtcaatatggaaaaaaaataaggggTTTAAATTCTCGTTCATTTAACAGTTGAGCTTTTACAGATGTAATATTGGCATCGCTGTCTTTATAATTGAACTGAGAATGAATATACTGCAATTACCACACGCGATAGCAGATAAATAGACCAAATCTCACATAGTCATCGCTTTTTTGTTACTTTATATAATCTAATGAATTTATTTGacataatttaaaatgtctggTTTTTAATGATCTCATTGCTCGCCCCCTCTATCATATTCTAAGCTTTGCTCTGGAGGTATAACAGCTTAGCTTCCGGTCTTATTGACGCTAACTGCTGCTACCTTAACTGAGCTCCCAGGCACAATATGGTGGAAAATACTACAAATTCCCTCACCACAGAAAAACCAAAACGGTTTTTTCTTACCTCGGCAGCCAGAGCCGACGCCGCCGCAGCCAGCAGCAGTAGAGCCACTCGATCCCCCATGTCGCTTCGCTGACACGACGCTCCTTCGGGCAGCGTTTTCTTTATCGCCGAGCGGTTTTAAACGTCTGCGTCTGGGTGAGTGCTGCTCGGCGCTGGTGACTCCCGTTGTCTGATGGTGAGCGATGCCGAGGCTGCACAGCTGCTCGGCGCCGGATCACCTGACCGCGGCGGAGTGGGATTAACGCGCGCACGCGCAAACACACggatgcacgcacgcacgcacgcagaGGCTGCGCGCGTACACGCCCACAACATCATACTAATGTACTTTTATGCACATTGTTGATTATTCATATGAATAAAATAGAGACTGTtcatagttttaaaaaaagttgctttaataacatgtttaatttacaaCACAggcactgaaacagaaacactggaaaTCACTCACCTCACACATGATTAACAGTTCAACCGCTTCCATCATTCACAGTCATCCACAGCACAGGGAGGTCGATTCACTCTCACTTACAAACCTTAATTAGCCTACAGCTGCAATTCAACTTTTCCAGAGGCACAAGATGTagaacttttcctttttccaaaGAGAATCTGATCCGGTTCAGGTGAACCTGCTGTGACCCCCAGCTCAGTTTGCACCCTCACACTGTTTCAAGTACCATCCAGTCCTCTCAGGCTGTCTGTGCCACTAACATCAGTTAGGTCAAAGTTATTATCCATTGTGTTCAAGTCTTtgtgtctacacacacacacacacacacacagggcaggcCCAGACATGACTTGTTTAAAATAGCTTTAATCATCAGCTCCCACCTCAGTAGATAACTTTCCATAAAAGCAGACTCTACATTGTCCCCTGGAAAGACTTTTCTCCTCCCGTGATGTGAGTGAAGTTCCCCTCCATGCTGACAAAAGTGGTCTTCACCTCCATCAAAGCGGCACACTGCCTTTGATGTGCACAGGCAGGGGGCGGATAAGGATATTGGTTATTAGTGGGGAAAAAGAACCCGCTGCAGGCCAGAATGGCTGCTAACAGTTACGTCTATAAGAACATGCACACGTTCTGGTGGTGTCTGGGCATCCTGACCCACAGCTTGttcaattattatttatttccccACCACTAAGCCCAGACTCCTGCTGAACAAAACTGCACTGTGCCTCCCTTTTCTTCTCTAAATCTGGAATTGTCTTTAACCCAAATAGCAACAGCATTGCTTTGTAGGTCAGAGGTGTGCAGCCATCTCCAGATCTGGGAAACCTGGATGATCTGTGCAGCAGGAATTTCACTTGCGTGTGCAGCCAgggtaaggaggaggaggggagtaGTTTGCTGGCCGAGGCTGAGTTGGGGTGTAAGGCGGGGGGCGCAGGGAGGGAGGGTACATCTCGTAGTCGTAGGTGTAGGGAGGTGGAGGGCCTTTcatgaaagagaaggaaagaaataagTATTAATTAGGTCAAAGCATTTATTTCTTCCATAACTACAAACCTCACATGTTAAAAGGTGAGTGAGGCCAGTTTAAGCTCAGGATACTTGCCCCCATTTTGCTCCCATCTTTGATGATATAGTTGCGCCCTCTTGTGGCTTAACCAATGAACCGCACTCTCTACAGAAAGGGACTTTGACTAACACTGAGGAAGGTCAAACATATGGCACCAAAGGATAATTTTGTAGACCACAATGCACCAGTCTCACCAGGGGGGGACTTACACTCATCAGTGAaacatcaaagcagcagagatgaaagaaaagatgagTGAATTTGGTCAAACCTTGCTCCAAAATGAAGGGTTGATAAATTAAACGAATCACTGCTATAAGCAGGAATAGACTAACTCATCTTTGTGGATGTGGAGCTGGAAAATAACAGCCCCTCATGTCCAGTGTCAAGATACAAAATAATTCATATCACTGTTTCTGCATTCAGTACATGTTCATTCATATTTCACTGCTTTGTATGTTGGAGCGTGTTTATGAAACATGATCAGAGCTGCAGGGCAGAGGGGAGAGCGGCGGCCCTGTGCAGCGTGAAGGCGATACACCGAGGAGAATGAAACgtgatgaataaatgatgagACCCAGAAAAACCAACATTCCTGGGGCTGGAGAGTGTCGCACAGTTCCCACTCTGATCTGGAGACAAAGTACCTGCCAGGAAAACATGGACATCGGCGGTGTTCGAGCCCTTCGAGCGGGAACGACATGTAACAGACGTGAAACAGCAAGATTGTGAGGACGCAGTAAAGTAGGAGGTTGTGGGTAAAGGGCAGGAGACGAGGCGTACAGAGATCATGGTTCAGTGCAGATGATCTGAAGCctttagaaaataatcagctcTCATTGTGTTACTAGTCAGGAATGATGCTCAAGGCCAAGGTGGACCCCACAACACCTCacacctctttcttttctgctgttttcttttcattactgGCAGCCGGAGGTCAGGAGATAatgtttcactgcagcagaCTGTGTGTAACGAGCCACTGGCTGTAAAACATAGTCACCATGAAGCCACTACCAAACAAGCTGGAACCACTTTCTTATAAGTCGTACTATATAAAGTAGCATTGCGCctattgattattttcacttttgattAATAATtctattattttcttgattaatcaagtCGCCTTTTggtaaacaaaacatcagaaaactaaaaaatgcacattacaATTCCCTGATTATCGTGAAAACTTCTcttcatcttttaaaaatatgtgtgtgtgtgttcctgtggaCCCACCTGGATAGCCCTGGGTCACAGTGTTGATGTAGGAGGTGCTGAACACGCCGACCCGCGCCCCCCGCCCATTcttcatgcacatgcacacgcacaggAACAAGGCCGCCACGGCCCCCATCAAAAACACCACGCCGAAAACGATACCGGAGATGGCGGTGCCCCTGGaacgcacacaaaaacacacacacactcacattgtgAGCCACCCAGTCAAGTGTGAGAGGCGGCAGCTGTCTCAAACAGACATGCTACCAATACTTCTAAGGTGCTGCCATGGAGATGGACTGCAGCGTCTGATGtaactcagttgtgtgatgtgtgtgcacCCGtaagtgtgtgacagtgtgacagagatTGTGCACtggtgtgtcggtgtgtgtgtgttgcactgcAGAGGAGTCTGTGACTTGGCactgtaaaatagaaaaaacacacatcattaACAGGTTTGTTAGGTCTTCATCGTCAGCGTTAGTCAGCACGTCAGGCTCAGAGCAGCACACTGACTTTCACCAAGTCATTCAAGATTTTGCATTAACAATATTAgtgtaaataaacaatattCCAATAAGAGATTACAAATAGAGAAGTACAAACAGCTTTTCTCGGAGGACACTGAAGTCTGAGAACTGGGTGAAAGTGTTAAAGCAGCTGTGCTGAATGAAgtcaggaggtcaaaggtcagagcttCTGAAGAGTCTTCTGGCACATTAAAAGACAGCTGGTATGTGAGTTAGTTGCTCTCTCTGAGGCTTATTGACAGACAGGACTCCACCAAACCTATAGGTGTGTGCACATTATTTTCCAGCGCTGGTTCGTGTGTCCAAACCAGCGctggaaaataataatttgatggAGATAAGTTCAGCAAAGGCCGGTAAAGTGTGGGCAGCTGCTCTGAGACTTTGAGTCAGATACTATTTTATCCTCATGAAGGtgtctgacaaacacatttgtcaATGGAAACACCTGAATTGTGCGATGAGCTATAGTTATACACAAAGAAGggatcacagagagagagagagagagagagaaaattactGGTGATGCTGCAGTTTCTTCCTACAGTGAACAACAAATCAGTTAACATGAAAAACCCATTAATACTTTTAATACGTGGATTCAGACTccccaaaaaaatctgtttcagaTGTGTCTTAATGTGTCTTCATTAGCTTTTTGTGTCCACGCGTTAACTTACGAGAGGACGTCCCCCACATAGGCGTAGTAGGAGCAGCAGAAAGGTGGCGATCCATCGCAGCAGTACTCGATACAGCCCTCACACTGAGCCTCGGTGccacctgcaacacacacatccacacactccTATCAATCTGCTGCACAGGATGTTCAATTTTGTGGAACCAGAAAtcacaagcaaaaaaaagaaagcagaggaaaggCATTAGCACAGATGAAGCCTGTGAGACTTTAAGTAACACATTCATTTCCTCAGTGAAACAACCGAGAATAAAATAACATGCTACGTTTTTCAGGTGAATAgagttttaagaaaaaaaaaacctcactgcTTTATTTCAAGTTGTAAGAGTTGTGagcttaaaataaaagaagctCTTAAAGGAAACTGTTAACTCAGGTCTTTGTTATCTGGAGAACTTTTTGTAAAGCTTTCccttctatgaaaaaaaaaaataacctgaaTGCTATAATGAAACCTTTCATGAACTAACCTCAAAGCATATAACACAAACCAGCAGCCTCTATTTATACCTTCAAAGAGTTTAAAAGCATGAAGACAGTTGATTTATTATAAGCTCTGAGAACTGGAGCGGCACTTTCAAAAAGAAGCTATAACAATACCTGTGGAGCATCAGGGGAAAATAAAAATTCTGTATATATGATGAACTCACACAGGGACATCACACAGGACAGCTACATTTACAGAGGAGGCTTTGCTTTAAGCAGGgtttggacagaaacacaagtaagTGATCAaacttttctccttttctcatcACAATCACAAACAGACTCAAAGACTTTCTAATCGCATAGAATATATAATATGCTACAAAGATCACATGGCAACAAGCAACCGTTGCCATGTGACTGCTATGCAGCATCTCACTGAGTTAACAGTACACATGcatgatttatttttccatgtcCAGGCTGACTGAGGCAGCAAATCAGCCCACATGGCCGAGCAGCTGAATCAAACACTGTAGGCAGCAAACTGGCTGAATCTGACAGACGAATCTTATGACACAGCCTGAAAAATTAGCACGTTTCTCTGGATGATATGTCATTTTTGATGAGTTGGGACGGTGTGAATTGCCTTGCACTTTCAAGTTTGATGATACAACAGCTGCAAAAAGAGTTCGAGTCTTCCTGTGACAGGTTTTGctcatttacttattttaaaGCTGCTCAGGAGTTGATGgtcactttaaaactgtgctCAGAGACGGTGTGAAAGCTGTGCATGATGGACACAGGATCGTGAGCCACAGTGATACAGCGACTGCATTAATTACTTTTTGAGTGGGAAGTCGTTAGAATGGGATAGAGCATGACTGGCATGTACATGAGTGGGGGTCAGATTTAAGAGCTAATATTTACCACCGCAATTCACGATCCAGTGCCATAATTTCACATCTTACATGCTTA
This genomic interval carries:
- the cyyr1 gene encoding cysteine and tyrosine-rich protein 1; the encoded protein is MENLWRRRRTQAVRWKWLRNSLLLCLFTGGTEAQCEGCIEYCCDGSPPFCCSYYAYVGDVLSGTAISGIVFGVVFLMGAVAALFLCVCMCMKNGRGARVGVFSTSYINTVTQGYPGPPPPYTYDYEMYPPSLRPPPYTPTQPRPANYSPPPPYPGCTRK